The following are encoded in a window of Staphylococcus piscifermentans genomic DNA:
- the fadD gene encoding long-chain-fatty-acid--CoA ligase FadD, producing MNFDWIKTRSDFDEQKPAVIDPFKGTEWTYQDLNIRAENLANYLTDQGLKRGDVVGIFAPNDVAVIDLMAASFKTGIIFLPINWRLNPKEIAGIVEDSGLKLLFYAEKHLSSLALVDPDLLHMDIDSQEYDDITNPKQHRPFQSVSVEPDDIAALIYTSGTTGTPKGVMFSYESFMNNGANIQLTYRLNSDYTSIIGTPMFHVLGLNDTVLPSMMAGATLILQRYFEGEAMNQLIAKYHPDFLIMIPTMYYSTIRQDNFNPEDFKAIKYVIQGGSHPLPSIQEAFKKYGINIINGYGLTEAPLVVVNTPDNAQAKPMSIGKAVMFVDARILDDDHNDLGTDEIGELAIKARNITPGYWNRPDETAEILQDGYLLTGDLAKKDEDGDLYIIDRKKEMIITGGENVLPSEVETALAKHPLVDRCVVVGYNDPKFGESIGAAVILREDDPDYVEKLDAHMREYLAGYKVPKMYEPVETMPLNTTQKPDKLRITEIMNEKAQKHLEANQ from the coding sequence ATGAATTTCGATTGGATTAAAACAAGATCAGATTTTGACGAACAGAAACCCGCAGTGATTGACCCGTTCAAAGGCACAGAATGGACGTACCAAGATTTAAATATACGCGCTGAGAATTTAGCAAACTATCTTACAGACCAAGGTCTCAAACGTGGTGACGTCGTCGGTATCTTTGCACCGAATGATGTAGCAGTTATTGATTTAATGGCCGCTTCCTTCAAAACAGGCATCATCTTCTTACCGATAAACTGGCGACTCAACCCGAAAGAAATTGCCGGCATCGTAGAAGACTCTGGATTAAAATTGCTCTTCTACGCTGAGAAACATTTAAGCTCACTTGCGCTGGTGGACCCAGACTTGTTGCATATGGATATCGATTCGCAAGAATATGATGATATTACGAATCCGAAACAACATCGACCATTCCAATCAGTCTCTGTGGAGCCTGACGATATTGCAGCATTAATTTATACAAGCGGTACTACAGGCACACCAAAAGGCGTCATGTTCTCATATGAATCCTTTATGAATAACGGCGCTAACATTCAACTCACATATCGACTTAACTCAGATTACACCTCTATTATCGGAACTCCGATGTTTCATGTACTTGGGTTAAATGATACTGTGCTTCCATCTATGATGGCAGGTGCAACATTAATTTTACAACGTTACTTCGAAGGCGAAGCAATGAACCAATTAATTGCAAAATACCACCCAGACTTCCTCATCATGATTCCTACCATGTATTACAGCACGATTCGCCAAGACAACTTTAATCCTGAAGATTTCAAAGCTATCAAATATGTCATTCAAGGCGGTTCTCACCCACTTCCAAGTATCCAAGAAGCTTTCAAGAAATATGGCATCAATATCATTAATGGTTACGGGTTAACCGAAGCACCGCTCGTCGTCGTTAATACACCCGATAACGCACAAGCCAAACCGATGAGTATCGGTAAAGCTGTCATGTTTGTAGATGCACGTATCTTAGATGATGACCACAATGACTTAGGTACAGATGAAATCGGAGAACTTGCTATTAAAGCGCGTAATATCACACCAGGTTATTGGAACCGACCAGATGAAACAGCTGAAATTCTGCAAGATGGCTATCTCTTAACTGGCGACTTGGCGAAGAAGGATGAAGACGGCGATCTTTATATCATCGACCGTAAAAAAGAAATGATTATTACAGGCGGCGAGAATGTCCTTCCTTCTGAAGTAGAAACAGCTTTAGCTAAGCATCCGCTTGTCGACCGTTGTGTAGTAGTGGGCTACAATGATCCGAAATTTGGAGAATCTATCGGAGCTGCAGTCATCTTACGTGAAGACGATCCGGATTATGTAGAGAAACTCGATGCACATATGCGCGAATATTTAGCAGGTTATAAAGTACCGAAGATGTATGAACCAGTAGAAACTATGCCTTTAAATACGACGCAGAAACCAGATAAATTAAGAATTACTGAAATCATGAATGAAAAAGCGCAAAAGCATCTGGAAGCGAATCAGTAA
- the fadX gene encoding fatty acid degradation protein FadX yields the protein MKEIQWEDLKHIIKDGDVVAVSALTVSNLPAEILRNVLETYDETSSPKGLTFINANDISSGGMEPELDDFVEREMLSRIIMSIMTASPKTAQAITNNEIEAYFLPQGVIATHYRQTNSILPGVITKIGLNTTIDPRYKGGRTNTKTTEQLVSFLNIEGEDYLHYQLPPVNVALLRGTYADRQGNIYMTQEAHLGEGYSIALNAKSTRGTVVVQVKAIIDSPNLNPDDVFIPGALVDYVYVAGDSKHHRQLIQTHYHPIFSGEERTTERLDAPLPFNTRKIILRRAAQFLNQGDTISIGFGINNELSNLLYEENVEHQVQPVQDIGIFGGFIGSGKRFGMNADFDVRMRHDLTWDFIYNGGISVAYLSFAEIDQHGNVNVSYFGNRMNGCGGFIDISQSVQRIIFSGSLVARSQLSIVDGQLEVDKEGTTQKFIPEVSNIDFNASYAKTLNQEVFIVTDRAVFELREAGLTIIEIAPGLNLEKDVLDQMGFKPLIAEDLKTMDHTMYQEQWGLLAQSIH from the coding sequence ATGAAAGAAATACAATGGGAAGATTTAAAGCACATTATCAAAGATGGAGATGTCGTGGCTGTATCAGCTTTGACAGTCTCAAATTTACCAGCTGAAATTTTGCGGAATGTCTTGGAAACTTATGATGAAACCAGCTCTCCCAAAGGTCTGACTTTTATCAATGCCAATGACATCAGCAGTGGAGGGATGGAGCCGGAATTGGATGATTTCGTAGAACGGGAAATGCTTTCACGTATCATCATGAGTATTATGACAGCTTCGCCAAAAACAGCTCAAGCTATCACGAATAATGAGATTGAAGCTTACTTCTTACCACAGGGAGTTATCGCTACACATTACCGTCAAACTAATTCAATCTTACCTGGGGTGATTACTAAGATTGGATTAAATACCACTATTGATCCACGCTACAAAGGCGGACGCACAAATACCAAGACGACTGAGCAGCTCGTCTCCTTCTTGAATATCGAAGGTGAAGATTATTTGCATTACCAGCTGCCTCCCGTCAACGTTGCATTATTACGCGGCACTTATGCAGACCGACAAGGCAATATTTATATGACTCAAGAGGCCCATTTGGGTGAAGGTTACAGCATTGCGCTTAACGCAAAGTCCACCCGTGGTACTGTTGTCGTTCAGGTTAAAGCCATTATAGATTCACCAAATTTAAACCCTGATGATGTCTTTATACCTGGCGCACTCGTTGATTATGTTTATGTTGCCGGAGATTCCAAACACCACAGACAACTTATTCAGACACACTACCATCCTATTTTTTCTGGAGAAGAACGCACGACTGAACGTCTAGATGCGCCGCTTCCATTCAACACTAGAAAAATCATTTTACGCAGAGCAGCGCAATTTTTAAATCAAGGAGATACTATCAGCATCGGATTCGGCATTAACAATGAACTATCAAATTTATTATACGAAGAAAATGTCGAACATCAAGTGCAGCCTGTCCAAGATATCGGTATATTCGGTGGGTTTATCGGCAGCGGCAAGCGCTTTGGAATGAATGCTGATTTCGATGTCCGCATGCGACATGATCTAACATGGGATTTTATTTATAACGGCGGTATTTCCGTCGCCTATCTCAGCTTTGCGGAAATTGACCAGCACGGCAATGTCAATGTTTCTTATTTCGGCAACCGGATGAATGGCTGCGGAGGATTTATCGACATCAGCCAATCTGTTCAGCGTATTATTTTTTCTGGAAGTTTAGTTGCTAGAAGTCAACTAAGCATTGTAGATGGTCAGCTAGAAGTTGATAAAGAAGGTACCACTCAAAAGTTCATACCGGAAGTCAGCAACATCGATTTCAATGCTTCCTATGCTAAAACTTTGAATCAAGAAGTCTTTATCGTAACTGACCGAGCCGTCTTCGAATTGCGAGAAGCAGGCTTAACTATCATAGAAATAGCACCTGGTCTTAATTTAGAAAAAGATGTGTTGGACCAAATGGGGTTCAAGCCTTTGATAGCAGAGGATTTGAAAACGATGGACCACACGATGTATCAAGAACAATGGGGATTATTAGCACAATCAATTCATTGA
- a CDS encoding CDP-glycerol glycerophosphotransferase family protein has protein sequence MLEELKYKLTKSFEVHDVYMGGESIIFTCRFENFINFNTKKLEITVNNKTIPFEVTSQKNNEIVVMFKTQEVIHNRDVQKITFSLNGKQLWVTAAPQLKRIYQVDHHLYQINISKSVSIKPYNTGHMVMDELINISLAPDENESLVIESEQPIEGLLLINQTRMKTLDIKEGKINYAYIQDKIKKESFIIYAIRDTYIYPININTPVSVSYYFMNYRWWDNTVNITRDYYKVDRIDVSQFIDDDTINLTFQTSEASGQDDAITVGVTDSDYSNVILLPTFTSLHKVSVKIPISLLQTPKRKKLFIRIKDKTYLLRGNMKKFSGYRKLASEIYQLTLFEHYGVTIAHKKPKIKMGVNAIGEKQLNIYFQPHEVYRHCDYYLTFEERESSQQYQIPIQKGEQDIALDYAALNQLLTKKKSIIDVFVTIYDGDQLVRKDKIKFKEGIYKKDSVYTLKKYKQGNQTTYFMLTLTPFKNIKFETFELSDAQIQILNDNNVKKNNIWMIGERTDTAQESGIQFFEWLQDHADAEVYYVIDGDSEDYQDIKDKNNVLRFGSDEHLKIAAQAKVLMSTHDVENIMPYKAAPDFWGYEDTIKIFLQHGVLGRKNVEYHKKYYDDPFDLFNVSSGYEKYDIVVDEMGYKPEEIAVTGLARFDRLPLEPKKQLKKVLIMPTWRDWLNSNEAFEKSEYLSRYLSLVNSEKLKALSETYDLEINFYPHYRAQQFFQEYLEDAELSHVNFIELGKKSVQDLLIEHDLLITDYSTVSTDFNYMNKPVIFYHFDVSQFFRKGILRPIDQTFIGDIVYSENELVSKISDKINSEKPVHYDRSLIFDYIDHQNSQRIYDEICAKLEKE, from the coding sequence TTGTTAGAAGAATTAAAGTATAAACTTACAAAAAGTTTCGAAGTGCACGATGTTTATATGGGTGGAGAATCAATAATCTTTACATGTCGCTTTGAAAACTTTATTAATTTTAATACTAAAAAATTAGAAATTACAGTAAATAATAAAACTATTCCATTCGAAGTTACTTCTCAAAAAAATAATGAGATTGTGGTTATGTTTAAGACTCAGGAAGTTATTCATAACAGAGATGTACAAAAGATTACTTTTTCCTTAAATGGTAAACAGTTATGGGTCACAGCTGCGCCTCAACTCAAGCGCATCTATCAAGTGGATCATCATTTATATCAAATTAATATTTCGAAGTCGGTTTCCATAAAGCCATATAATACGGGACACATGGTAATGGATGAACTCATCAATATCTCACTTGCGCCAGATGAAAATGAATCTTTGGTGATTGAAAGTGAGCAGCCTATCGAAGGATTATTACTGATTAACCAGACACGGATGAAAACATTGGATATTAAAGAAGGCAAAATTAATTACGCTTATATCCAAGATAAGATTAAGAAAGAATCCTTTATAATTTATGCAATTAGAGATACGTACATCTATCCTATAAATATCAATACACCCGTAAGTGTTTCTTATTATTTCATGAACTATCGATGGTGGGATAACACGGTGAATATTACCCGGGATTATTACAAGGTCGATAGAATCGATGTCAGTCAATTCATTGATGATGATACTATTAATCTAACATTTCAAACTTCAGAGGCATCAGGACAAGATGATGCAATCACTGTCGGCGTAACAGATTCGGACTATTCTAATGTTATTTTACTGCCGACCTTTACGTCATTGCATAAAGTTTCTGTGAAAATTCCTATTTCCCTCTTACAGACACCTAAGCGTAAAAAGTTATTTATTCGCATTAAAGATAAAACCTATTTATTGAGAGGAAATATGAAGAAATTCTCAGGCTACCGTAAGCTGGCCTCTGAAATTTATCAACTGACATTATTTGAGCACTACGGTGTCACGATTGCGCATAAGAAACCTAAAATCAAAATGGGTGTAAATGCTATAGGAGAAAAGCAACTTAATATTTATTTCCAACCGCACGAAGTTTATCGCCACTGCGATTATTATTTAACCTTTGAAGAAAGAGAATCAAGTCAACAATATCAAATTCCAATCCAAAAAGGTGAACAGGATATTGCGTTGGATTACGCGGCTTTAAATCAATTGCTGACTAAAAAGAAATCTATTATTGATGTTTTTGTAACTATTTATGATGGTGACCAATTAGTAAGAAAAGATAAAATTAAATTCAAAGAAGGTATTTATAAAAAAGATAGTGTGTATACGTTGAAGAAATATAAACAAGGTAATCAAACTACTTACTTTATGTTGACGTTAACACCGTTTAAAAATATTAAATTTGAAACCTTTGAATTAAGTGATGCACAAATTCAAATATTGAACGATAACAATGTTAAAAAGAATAACATTTGGATGATTGGCGAACGTACGGATACTGCTCAAGAAAGCGGCATCCAGTTCTTTGAATGGCTCCAAGACCACGCAGATGCTGAGGTTTATTATGTGATAGATGGAGACTCTGAAGATTATCAAGACATTAAAGATAAGAACAATGTCTTACGCTTTGGTTCAGATGAGCATTTGAAAATTGCAGCTCAGGCGAAAGTGTTGATGAGTACACACGATGTTGAAAATATTATGCCTTATAAAGCAGCACCGGACTTCTGGGGCTATGAAGATACGATTAAAATCTTCTTGCAACATGGTGTGCTAGGCAGAAAAAATGTAGAATACCACAAGAAGTATTATGATGATCCATTCGATTTATTCAATGTTTCTAGTGGTTATGAAAAATACGATATTGTTGTCGACGAGATGGGCTATAAACCGGAAGAAATTGCCGTAACGGGACTTGCACGCTTTGACCGGTTACCACTTGAACCTAAAAAGCAACTGAAAAAAGTCTTAATCATGCCGACTTGGCGTGACTGGTTAAACAGTAATGAAGCGTTCGAAAAGAGTGAATATTTATCGCGCTATCTCAGCTTGGTCAACAGTGAAAAATTAAAAGCGTTGAGCGAAACCTATGATTTGGAAATTAATTTCTATCCGCATTATCGTGCGCAGCAATTCTTCCAAGAATACTTGGAAGACGCTGAATTATCACATGTGAACTTTATCGAACTGGGTAAAAAATCTGTACAAGACTTATTAATTGAACATGATTTGTTGATTACCGACTATAGTACAGTAAGTACTGATTTCAATTATATGAATAAACCGGTTATATTTTACCATTTTGATGTGAGCCAATTTTTCCGTAAAGGCATCTTAAGACCGATAGATCAAACGTTTATTGGAGATATCGTCTATTCTGAAAATGAACTGGTTTCCAAAATCTCAGATAAAATTAATAGTGAGAAACCTGTACATTATGATCGCAGTTTGATATTTGATTATATCGATCATCAAAATAGCCAACGTATTTATGATGAAATCTGCGCTAAGTTAGAAAAAGAATAA
- a CDS encoding CDP-glycerol glycerophosphotransferase family protein — translation MLKLSQMNVNFGSVQTNLPAQIRLEIRNEQIINIEESKLNKEDVYLGKTKAEDGLVAIIENDEFPYYVHIKHHKIYCTPYLNDKTEGSLNIQVKVYHNRFKVEPTRYSYKVVDTYSDVMTELDASLFKKGRKPFIEDETNRIGDPAIFAKFKYTDYTTFLEYTNSKKDFAFKTNVLEVLTPSQLNFDFNSANELVVAKDKHRQIIRLNDLKKMKDIKLDNYFLKYAQKPIYLKMNDKFFIISYHNQKLSIKTDKEKDLLCQRSNISVERAGRYITISGEIMYNAPIQPDTLITKSGQFLAKIKWINLHHFTAKVKIKNLRHLKEIHNTIFTAVNGKRFHPLYQSKKAGDNRKVLLTFNTRGHAIILRRNAANNLSFGNLPELKIYNSWHKFKINAAYKLASIYKFLNRKYNLNVYFEKEASKAVESGKYVFEAAAGNKKFKSKNVFILDKSSPQYKSMKKKWGDKLAERFSFRNYLYVFAADYFISSELSNHVINTRIFDDKLNRKIKLTPLYFLQHGVTFLKPRDDSKNVGFHKSNMTNNIAKSVVSSDVEAEIFHDMGYNDFELMKTGMPKFDGANLEEGADKITYMPTWRPWEEAEVFNGHIEETTYYQSIMEVIEAFEKAGLLSRLQIAAHNKFSQYAKDHFNQYNDIFVEDPTDTLKNSVIYITDISSIIFDAINHGAFPIFYWKEFEDIIAKHGGTTPANRENVPGVVADDENELIEAVKSAINNDFKLPPKVLENYRHINEFHDNQNTQRVINELVNDGVLQKK, via the coding sequence GTGTTGAAATTAAGTCAGATGAATGTGAACTTCGGTTCAGTTCAAACGAATTTACCTGCTCAAATTCGTTTGGAAATCAGAAACGAGCAGATAATTAATATTGAAGAATCAAAATTAAATAAAGAAGATGTTTATTTAGGAAAAACTAAAGCAGAAGATGGACTAGTTGCTATTATTGAAAATGATGAGTTTCCATACTACGTGCATATTAAGCACCATAAGATTTATTGCACGCCTTATTTGAATGATAAGACGGAGGGGAGTCTAAATATTCAAGTCAAAGTTTATCATAACCGCTTCAAAGTAGAGCCGACACGCTACAGCTATAAGGTAGTAGATACTTACAGCGACGTAATGACTGAGCTCGATGCATCATTATTTAAAAAAGGACGCAAACCTTTTATCGAGGATGAAACCAATCGTATCGGTGACCCAGCTATTTTCGCTAAATTTAAATATACGGACTACACTACATTTTTAGAATACACCAACTCTAAGAAAGACTTCGCGTTTAAGACAAATGTTTTAGAAGTACTCACACCCTCACAGTTGAACTTTGATTTCAATAGTGCCAATGAATTAGTAGTTGCGAAAGATAAACATCGACAAATTATCAGACTTAATGATTTGAAAAAAATGAAAGATATTAAATTGGATAACTACTTCTTAAAATATGCTCAGAAACCTATCTATTTAAAAATGAACGATAAATTCTTTATTATCAGTTATCACAATCAAAAACTCAGTATTAAAACTGATAAAGAAAAAGACTTGCTGTGTCAACGTAGTAATATTTCAGTGGAAAGAGCAGGACGTTATATTACAATATCGGGAGAAATTATGTATAATGCACCTATTCAACCTGATACTTTAATCACAAAATCTGGTCAATTTTTAGCTAAAATAAAATGGATAAACCTACATCACTTTACTGCTAAAGTAAAAATTAAAAATTTGCGTCACTTGAAAGAGATTCATAACACGATTTTTACTGCTGTGAACGGTAAGAGATTTCATCCTTTATATCAAAGTAAAAAAGCTGGCGATAATCGCAAAGTATTACTTACTTTCAATACCAGAGGACACGCTATTATTTTACGTCGTAATGCAGCGAATAATTTAAGTTTCGGCAATTTGCCTGAATTAAAAATTTATAATTCCTGGCATAAATTTAAAATTAATGCAGCCTACAAGTTGGCATCGATTTATAAATTTTTAAACCGAAAATATAATTTGAACGTTTATTTTGAAAAAGAAGCCTCTAAAGCAGTAGAATCTGGTAAATATGTCTTTGAAGCTGCTGCCGGCAATAAAAAGTTCAAATCTAAAAATGTATTTATCTTAGACAAGTCTTCTCCTCAATATAAAAGTATGAAGAAAAAGTGGGGAGACAAATTAGCGGAACGCTTCAGTTTCCGCAACTATTTATATGTCTTTGCTGCAGATTATTTTATTTCTAGTGAACTCAGCAATCATGTAATCAATACTAGAATTTTTGATGATAAATTAAATCGCAAAATAAAATTAACACCTTTATATTTTTTACAGCACGGTGTCACTTTCTTGAAACCGCGTGATGATTCTAAAAATGTAGGCTTTCATAAAAGTAATATGACTAACAATATTGCTAAGTCGGTTGTAAGTTCAGATGTAGAAGCAGAAATCTTCCATGACATGGGTTATAACGACTTTGAATTAATGAAAACCGGGATGCCTAAATTTGACGGAGCAAATCTTGAAGAGGGTGCAGATAAAATCACTTACATGCCGACATGGCGTCCTTGGGAAGAAGCGGAAGTTTTCAATGGCCATATAGAAGAGACCACTTATTATCAATCTATTATGGAAGTCATTGAAGCCTTTGAGAAAGCGGGTTTATTAAGTCGTTTGCAAATTGCAGCACATAACAAATTCTCTCAATACGCTAAGGACCACTTTAACCAATATAATGATATTTTCGTGGAAGATCCTACAGATACTTTGAAAAACTCTGTTATCTATATTACAGATATTTCTTCAATTATCTTTGATGCAATCAATCATGGTGCTTTCCCCATTTTCTATTGGAAAGAATTTGAAGATATTATTGCTAAACACGGTGGTACAACGCCTGCTAATCGTGAAAATGTGCCAGGTGTTGTAGCAGATGATGAGAATGAGTTGATAGAAGCGGTAAAATCAGCTATCAACAATGACTTTAAACTTCCGCCAAAAGTACTGGAAAACTATCGCCATATCAATGAATTCCATGATAATCAAAATACACAACGGGTGATTAATGAATTAGTTAATGATGGTGTATTACAGAAAAAGTAA